Within the Labeo rohita strain BAU-BD-2019 unplaced genomic scaffold, IGBB_LRoh.1.0 scaffold_1886, whole genome shotgun sequence genome, the region aaaggcatcctaggtgtagaTGACTTTTAGACAAATCCAATgagagttttattaaaaaatgtcctggctcttgcaagctttataatggcagtaaatgggtgttttattttcaatagtCCAAAAGAAATCCAATAAAGTGAATCCATCCATCCTAAAAAGTGTCCCACATGGTTCAGAGGGGTAAATATAGGCCTCCTGAAGCAAATaaatttttgtaacaaaaatatccatatttaaaactttataaacagtAATCTtaagcttctgctaactgtcataTGCAGGTTCAAAATAGTGCTGAAGTGCAGAtgagagaacaaaacaaaacaccagtcacaaatcgaatacaaaacaaggatttaaaaaaaaaaaaaaaaatgtcagaagattttgatataagccaagaggagactggttttcctttgctaaactaagaagaaactttaaaaatacagtcttcCAGATGCATATGTGACCCTCTCTGTGAAATCCTGGCTAAAGTCTCAAAATCTAATTATGATATAACAAACATCAAAGTTTGATTTCGTCCATTGACATTACCTTACTCAGTCAGTATTAACGATATCAAGATTACATTTTGACGTAATGTTCTTCACCTTATGAAGGATGATTTTATGTAGAAAAcagtaaatcacaaaaaaatgacttcagCTGGGTTTTCACAGCCAGGGTCACTTATTGTATTCATGTTTTTCCCCACTAAGTTAAAATATACTATGTAAAGTGATCTTAAGCTATAGAAAGGCactgtaatatataaacaaatcttCTTAATTATAGAGGTTTTTGGTCAAATTAATAAAGGTTGGTGGTTATCATTTTTTGAAACTtcagcattaaaaaatacagtttcaagCCCTATTTAGTGAGTGTCCTGTAAGAGTGGAcctattgtaaaacattttcctcATGTTCAACAGCAGTCAGTGAAGAACGATGGCGTCTGTTAAACGAAAGCTTTATGACACACTGGATGATCTGGAAGAAGAAAAATTGAAGAGATTTAAAAGCTACTTAAGAGAAGATGGAAATATTAAAGTGTCTGTACTGGAGAAAGCAGATGCAACTGACACAGTAGATCAGATGCTGGATCGTTTTGGACCAGAAAGAGCTGTGAAGATCACACTGGATATCCTGAAAAAGATGAACCAGAACCATCTTGCTAAACAGTTAGAGAACAGTAAAAAAGGTaaggtaaaaaaagaaaaaacatattgtAATGTCAAacctgtaatgtaa harbors:
- the LOC127159062 gene encoding NACHT, LRR and PYD domains-containing protein 6, translating into MASVKRKLYDTLDDLEEEKLKRFKSYLREDGNIKVSVLEKADATDTVDQMLDRFGPERAVKITLDILKKMNQNHLAKQLENSKKVKTISCA